The following coding sequences are from one Herpetosiphonaceae bacterium window:
- a CDS encoding DoxX family protein yields the protein MNALKDPRYAGIAWLIVRLWLGYEWLMGGIEKVFGGGSAAWVGDKAGAGVAGFLKGAIAKSPLAEGFDPVKTPHPQVQEWYAILARDYFLPNAAIFSYLVAYGELLVGLALILGIFTHFSALMGVIMNLAFLFAGSASTNPQMLVVGLAIVLVGGVAVGYYGLDYFARPIEKKLTDRTFGRLAPTPQLQ from the coding sequence ATGAACGCCTTGAAAGATCCAAGATATGCCGGCATTGCCTGGCTCATCGTCCGTTTATGGCTCGGTTACGAATGGTTGATGGGCGGTATTGAAAAAGTATTCGGCGGAGGAAGCGCAGCATGGGTCGGTGATAAAGCAGGTGCCGGAGTCGCAGGCTTCCTCAAAGGCGCTATCGCCAAATCGCCACTCGCGGAAGGCTTCGATCCCGTCAAGACCCCGCATCCCCAGGTGCAAGAGTGGTACGCCATCCTGGCCCGCGACTACTTCCTACCCAACGCCGCGATCTTCAGCTATCTGGTAGCCTATGGCGAGCTGCTGGTCGGTCTGGCGCTGATCCTGGGCATCTTCACCCACTTCTCGGCACTGATGGGCGTGATCATGAACCTGGCCTTCCTGTTCGCCGGTTCGGCGAGCACCAACCCGCAAATGCTGGTCGTCGGATTGGCGATTGTGCTGGTGGGCGGCGTGGCTGTCGGCTACTACGGCCTCGACTACTTCGCCCGTCCGATCGAGAAGAAGCTGACGGATCGCACCTTCGGCAGGCTGGCACCTACGCCGCAGCTCCAATAG